The genomic region ACGGTGTCGACGCTGCAGCCGGCGTACTGCTCCCCGGCCTTCTTCATCTTCCGCAGGATGATCGCTACCAGATCGTCGATGCCGTACTTCCTTCCGAAGACCTCGGTGCTTTCAAAGCTGCTGTTGGGGAGGAAGGTCTTGATCGACTGCATGAACCTCCCTGCTGCCCCTTCGCTGATGTAGGTGCTGATCGCCTCCTGGCCGGCGAAGACCTCCTGGTCTTCGGTGAAGTAAAGGACCGAGCGCATCAGCGCGCTGCCGGCGCCCAGCTCGTCGAGGTTCACGACTTCGACCTGGTTGTTGCGGTGAATGGAGAGGGCTGAATTGGTGGTGCCGAAGTCGATACCGAAAACTGTCTGCATGGGTTTAGCTGCTCCTGATGGCGAAGAATCGTTGAACCATCTGTTTTACTAGCATTGTTTGAGGATGTGATTTATTTTAGGTGCGCTTTTTTATTAGCGCGGCGCGGAAGCAGCGGGGAACCCCCCAGGAGTACAAGGCTTGTCTGGATCTCCAGGACGACTTGATGCATCGGCGGCTGGCCCTCGACGAACACGTATCGGAAAACAACAACACCGTGGCGCTGTTGCAGGCTGAGGCGAAGGAGCTTGTCGGCAAGGACACTCTGGAATACAACCGTAGATGCGCGAGCCTGGTGGTGGACCTGAACGTGCGGGACGCGGTAATAAGCGAGCGCAGCGGCGAGGCAGGCGGGCTTTCTGCAACAGCCTCGGCCGCTCCCCCCGCCGATAAGTAACCCTACCCGCCGGTAGCAAGCCGCAGCTTCAGGGCCAGGAAAAGAAAGGCTCCCTCACCGGTTAAGGTGAAGGGAGCCTCTTTTTTTGATCATCTTTCCACTCTTGCCCGTCTTCTACGGTATCGGTACGGCCTGCGCCACTTTCTGCTCGCCGGGCTGTTCGCCTGCCGGCCGCACCTTCTTCTGTAATTCCGGCTGCTGGAATGGGGGAAGGCGGTACAGCCGCTGGTAGATCTCCATGCCAGTCACCACTTTCTTCACATACTCGCGCGTTTCCTTGAAGGGGATGCTCTCCACGAATTCGTCCTGCGGCAGGTGGCCATACCCTTTCTGCCATCTGTTCACGTTGCCTGACCCGGCGTTGTAGGCGGCGATCGCGAGGGTGAGGTTGCGGTCGTAGCTTTGCAGCAGGTCTTTGAGGTGCCGCGTGCCGAGCCTTATGTTCAGCTCCGGGGTGGTCAGCCGCTTGGAGTCCCCCTTCGACATCGCTTCTGCGGTGGCGGGCATGATCTGCATCAGCCCCACGGCGCCGACGGGCGACAGGGCCGCCGGGAAGTAGTTGCTCTCCTGGCGCATCACGGCGTAAACGAGGCTTTCCGGTACGGCGTTGGCGGCGGCGTGGCGCGCAACATCCTCTTTGAATGCAAGCGGATAGGTGACCCCCCAGGTGGTGGCGTTGTCCTTGTCGCCTCGCTTTGGCTTCTCCTTGGACATGGCGTGGTAGGCGCCGTTGAAGTTCTCCATCTCCAGGTAGAGTCGGGCGACCCCCGCCGCGCTCCTGTTCTTCCTGCTGATCGAAAGCTCCTTGACCGCCTCGTCGTAGAGTCCCAGCGAAATAAGCGCCTTCTCACGCTCGAACCCGGAAGGCATGGGGAGGGCGTCCATGATGCTCTTCGGCGGTAGCGGCAGCTCTTCGCCCGCGTGGTTGTTGCTGATCAGGGCGTAGTACCCCAGCGGGAATTCCGCGGCCAGGATCGCGTATGCTTCCTGGGCGCCTTTGGTGTCGCCGGTGGCTGAGAGGGCCTTGCCCAGCCAGTAAAGAGCCTTTTCCCGCAGGTCGTCGCGCTCGCTGAGCTTTTTGAATTGCGCGGCGGCGGCGTCGTAGTTGCGGGACTGGTAGCTGGCCCAGGCAGCTTCCCAGAGCACGCTGGAAGGCTTCTGGTGGACGGCTGCCAGGTACTGCTGGAAAAGCGGCTGGGCCTCGCTCCATTTCCGCTGGAACCTTTTCAGGTACGCCGCCTCCAAAAGCGCCTCATGCGAGACGTCGCCGCATTCGCGGTCCTGCGCCAGCTGCATGTAGAGCTTGAACGCCTCATCCTGCTCCCCGGTCTTGTCCAGGGTCCGCGCCAGCCAGAGGTCAGGCTCGTGGCGGGCGCCGGAGATGTTGGAAAAGGTTGCCTGCGCCTGCTGGTAGCGCCTTGCCTTGTAGAGCGCCTGTCCCTTCTTCAGCTTGAGCTTGGCGACGAATTCAGGGCTCTCCCCTGCCAGAGGTATCCCGGCGTAGGCCTCTGCCGCCTGCAGGTAGCGCCCCAGTCCGTACAGGGTGCCGCCGCGCTTTAGGAGCTCGGCGCTGGTGTAGGGTTCGATCTTGGTCCCGGCGCTGCCAAGCCGCTGCAGCTCGCGGGCGGATTTGTCCGAAAAAGGCGACGCGGGGTAGTTGAGATAGACGCGGCGTAGCATGGCAGCAGCCCCGGCTGCGTCGCCGAGCTTCTCCTTGCAAAGGCCGGAGCCGTAGAGCGCTGAGATGGAGTCGTTGCCGGACGGGTAGCGTTCGACGAAGCTGGAGTAGCTCTGCTGCGCCTCACTGTAATGGCCAGCCGCCGCGAGGGTGTCAGCGTACAGGATCAGGGCGGGACGCACCAGACGGCTGTCGGGGTGCTGCTTGAGGAGCCGGTACAAGGGGGTGAGGGCCTCGTCGTGCCGCTCCAGCTTGGCTAGGGAGAGCCCCTGGTAGTAGAGCGCGTAGTCCGAGAGGATCGGGTAGTCGTCCGCCGCGGTGGCAAGCTGGGCCGCCGCCTCTTCCCACAGCTCCAGGCGAGCCGCCGCGAAACCGGCCATGAAGCTGCGGACCCCCCTGTCGTTTACTTTCAACGCGGCTTCTCTCGCGGCGCGGTAATCCTTGGCCTGCATGCGGGAGGCGGCGCTTGCCAGTGCTTCGTCGGCAGGCTTGAAGGTCACTGCTGAGGCGGGAAGGGCGGTTAAGAGAAGAACTGCGGCTGCTGCAATGGCGGTGCGGTTAAACATCATTTCTCCCTTGGGTGCGGCAAAAAAGCTCGACCCGTATTTTTACCGAAGCGAAGGCGAAAAGGCAATGGGCAATTGAGAGGGGAAAGCAGTCGCAGTGCGCCTCGTCAATCGGGCGGCCCTTTCACCCTGCGCTTCTTACCGTTTCTTGACTTTCACCGAACGCTTCTGCATTATCCATAACTATGATTTTTTACATATGCTTTTTTCCCGAAGGGGGTTTTCATGCGCAAGGGTAAGGACGCGGTGATGAGGCTTCTGGCCAAGGGGGAGCCTGTACCGTACCGGCAGATGCTGAAGGCTCTCAACATATCCCGGCGCGACCGTGACCAGCTGGACCACCAGCTGGACTACCTGGTCGAATCCGGCGAGATCGTCAAGATGCCCGGCCGCATCTACGCGCTCGCCGGCTCCGGCGGGAGCGTGCGCGGCAAACTCTCGGTCCACCGCGACGGCTACGGCTTCGTCATGCCGGAAGACGGGGGTGAGGATCTCTTCGTGCCGGCGCGCTACCTCTCGGAGTACATGCACGGCGACATCGTGGAGGCCCAGGTGGTCTCGACGCGCCGCGACGGCAAAAGGGAGGGGAGGGTGACCGCCCTGGTGCAAAGGGGGGTCACCGAGATCGTCGGGCGCTTCGAGGCGATCGGCAAGGGGGGACGGGTGATCCCCGACGACCCGAAGCTCGGGCGGGATCTCTTCGTTACCCCGGGGGCTGCCGGAGGGGCGTCGAAGGCCAAGGACGGGCAGATCGTCCTGGCGCAGATCACCGCCTACCCCGCGGGCGCGCGTCCCTTGGAGGGGAGGATAACCGAGGTCCTGGGCGAGGCGAACGACCCCGAGGTAGAGGCGCTCACCGTGATCAAGAAGTACGAGCTCCCCTACGTCTTCGACGATAAGGTGATGGAGGAGGCGCGGAAACAGCCGCAGCAGGTGACCGAGGAGGCGCTCTCCGGCCGCACCGACCTGCGCGAAAGGCTCACCGTAACGATCGACGGCGAGACGGCGCGCGATTTCGACGACGCAGTTTCGGTCGCACGCGAAGGGGAGAGGATCCGGCTCTGGGTCTCCATCGCCGACGTCTCCCACTACGTCACCGAAGGCTCGAGGCTCGATACCGAGGCCTACCTCAGGGGGACCTCGGTCTATTTCCCGGACCGCTGCATCCCCATGCTGCCGGAGGAGCTCTCCAACGGCATCTGCTCGCTGAACCCGCAGGTGGACCGCCTCACCATGACGGCCGAGATGCTCTTCGACGCCTCGGGCGAGCGGGTCGACGCCCGCTTCTACACGAGCGTGATCAAGAGCGCCGCGCGCCTCACCTATACCACCGTCAAGCGGGTCCTCGTGGATCAAGACCCCGAGGCGACAGCGCAAAACGCGCATCTGGTGGGGGACTTGAAGGTCATGGAGGAGCTCTCGCTCAGGCTGAACGGGCTGCGCCGCCGCAGGGGGAGCATCGACTTCGACCTCCCCGAGCCCCAGATCATCCTCGACCTGCAGGGGGAGACCACGGCCATCGTGAGAGCCGAGAGAAACCTCGCCCACCGGATCATCGAGGAGTTCATGCTCGCCGCCAACGAGGCGGTGGCCGGTTTCCTGGAGAACACGCCGGTCCCCTCGCTTTACCGGGTGCACGAAAACCCGGACCCGCTTAAACTCCAGGACCTCGCCGAGTTCGTCTTCGGCTTCGGCTATACCCTGAAGCTGCAGGAGGAAAAGGTGAACCCGCTGGAGCTGCAGAAGCTCCTGGGCGAGGTGGAGGGGAAACCGGAGGAGCGCCTCATCAACGAAGTCCTCTTGCGCTGCATGAAGCAGGCGCGCTACAGCGCCGAGAACCTCGGGCACTACGGCCTTGCGGCCGAAAGCTACACCCACTTCACCTCCCCCATCCGGCGCTACCCAGACCTCGTGGTGCACCGCATCCTGAAACGGGTGCTCTCCGGGAAGATGAAACAGGTGGACAAGGACCGGCTCGAGGCGAGGCTCCCGGAGACCGCGGCGCATACCAGCAAGAGGGAACGGGTCGCCATGGAGGCCGAGCGCGAGATGGTGGACCTGAAGAAGATGCAGTTCATGCGCGACAAGGTCGGCGAGGAGTACGACGGCTACATCACCGGCGTCGCCCCCTTCGGCCTGTTCGTGGAGCTGGTGGAGCTTTTCGTGGAGGGGATGATCCCGGTCGCCACGCTCCCGATGGACTACTACGTGCATCTGGAGAAGAGCCATGCCCTGGTGGGGGAGAGGACCCGCGCCATGTACCGTATCGCGGACAAGATCAGGGTCAAGGTCGCCTCCGTGAACGAGGCGCGCAAGCAGGTGGAGTTCTCGCTGGTGGGGACCCTGGAAAAGCGCCCCATAGAGCCGATTCAAGACGTCAGGAACAGCTACGAGCGGATACCGGTCAAGGGGAAGCGCCCCAAGCCCCGGCGGCGCTGAAAGCTGTTGCGCTCGCTTTGGCCGCTGTGCTATAAAATTTGTTTGAGCTCTACGCGGCTTTAATTAGGAGATATAGGGTATATGGTTGAAGAAAAAGTTCTGCCGTTCATGGAACACCTGGTCGAACTCAGGAAGCGGCTCATCGTCTGCGTGGTCGCCATCGTGATCGGCATGGGGGTCGCCTGGAACTTCTCCACCGACCTCTTGAAGTTCGTCGAACAGCCCCTGACCGGCAAAACCTACCTGACCGACATAAAGATCAGCCTCTACGAGAAGGTCAAGGAGCGCTACCCCCAGGCTTACCAGCAGTTCAAGCTGGGCGAGCAGCACGACGTGGCGCAGAAGCCGCGCATGCTGAACTACAGCGCCCCCCTGGAGCCGTTCTTCGTCCAGTGCAAGATCTCCATGCTGGCCGGGTTCGTCATCGTGCTCCCGGTCCTCTTCCACCAGTTCTGGCTCTTCGTGGCGCCGGGGCTTACCCGCAAGGAAAGGCGGCTGGTGGTCCCCTTCGTCACCACGGCGTCCCTGGCCTTCTGCGTCGGCGCCATGTTCTTCCTGGTCATCATCTGGCCGGTGATCATCAACTTCTCGCTCTCCTACGAGGCGACCGGGCTGCAGAGCTGGTACAACATCTCGGCCTACATCAATTTCTGCCTGCGCCTCATCCTGATGTTCGGGCTGATCTTCGAACTCCCTATCCTCGCGCTGCTTCTGGCGCGCTTTGGCATCATCAACTACAGGATGCTGGCCACGCGCAGGAAGTACGCCCTTTTGGCGAGCGCCATCGTCGCCGCCTTCCATGCCGACCTCATCACCATGTTCGTGATCATGATCCCTCTGTACTTCATGTACGAGGTAAGTGTCTGGGTGGCCCTCATCTTCGGGAAGAAGAAGGCGCCGCAGGTGGAGGCGGAACCGGCTGAGGCTTAAGGAATCGCATCGCACATGGTTATCTTCAGAAGCATCTCCGACATAAAGGAAAAACTGCGCCACCCCGCGGTCACCATCGGCAATTTCGACGGCGTCCACCTGGGTCACCGCGAGATCTTCCGGCGGGTGCGGGAGCGGGCCGAAGAGATGGGCGGGGTCTCCGTGGTGGTGACCTTCGTGCCGCACCCGCTGAAGGTGGTCCCCTCCCACAAGGAGGTCCGGCTTATCACC from Citrifermentans bremense harbors:
- the tatC gene encoding twin-arginine translocase subunit TatC is translated as MVEEKVLPFMEHLVELRKRLIVCVVAIVIGMGVAWNFSTDLLKFVEQPLTGKTYLTDIKISLYEKVKERYPQAYQQFKLGEQHDVAQKPRMLNYSAPLEPFFVQCKISMLAGFVIVLPVLFHQFWLFVAPGLTRKERRLVVPFVTTASLAFCVGAMFFLVIIWPVIINFSLSYEATGLQSWYNISAYINFCLRLILMFGLIFELPILALLLARFGIINYRMLATRRKYALLASAIVAAFHADLITMFVIMIPLYFMYEVSVWVALIFGKKKAPQVEAEPAEA
- the rnr gene encoding ribonuclease R gives rise to the protein MRKGKDAVMRLLAKGEPVPYRQMLKALNISRRDRDQLDHQLDYLVESGEIVKMPGRIYALAGSGGSVRGKLSVHRDGYGFVMPEDGGEDLFVPARYLSEYMHGDIVEAQVVSTRRDGKREGRVTALVQRGVTEIVGRFEAIGKGGRVIPDDPKLGRDLFVTPGAAGGASKAKDGQIVLAQITAYPAGARPLEGRITEVLGEANDPEVEALTVIKKYELPYVFDDKVMEEARKQPQQVTEEALSGRTDLRERLTVTIDGETARDFDDAVSVAREGERIRLWVSIADVSHYVTEGSRLDTEAYLRGTSVYFPDRCIPMLPEELSNGICSLNPQVDRLTMTAEMLFDASGERVDARFYTSVIKSAARLTYTTVKRVLVDQDPEATAQNAHLVGDLKVMEELSLRLNGLRRRRGSIDFDLPEPQIILDLQGETTAIVRAERNLAHRIIEEFMLAANEAVAGFLENTPVPSLYRVHENPDPLKLQDLAEFVFGFGYTLKLQEEKVNPLELQKLLGEVEGKPEERLINEVLLRCMKQARYSAENLGHYGLAAESYTHFTSPIRRYPDLVVHRILKRVLSGKMKQVDKDRLEARLPETAAHTSKRERVAMEAEREMVDLKKMQFMRDKVGEEYDGYITGVAPFGLFVELVELFVEGMIPVATLPMDYYVHLEKSHALVGERTRAMYRIADKIRVKVASVNEARKQVEFSLVGTLEKRPIEPIQDVRNSYERIPVKGKRPKPRRR
- a CDS encoding lytic transglycosylase domain-containing protein yields the protein MFNRTAIAAAAVLLLTALPASAVTFKPADEALASAASRMQAKDYRAAREAALKVNDRGVRSFMAGFAAARLELWEEAAAQLATAADDYPILSDYALYYQGLSLAKLERHDEALTPLYRLLKQHPDSRLVRPALILYADTLAAAGHYSEAQQSYSSFVERYPSGNDSISALYGSGLCKEKLGDAAGAAAMLRRVYLNYPASPFSDKSARELQRLGSAGTKIEPYTSAELLKRGGTLYGLGRYLQAAEAYAGIPLAGESPEFVAKLKLKKGQALYKARRYQQAQATFSNISGARHEPDLWLARTLDKTGEQDEAFKLYMQLAQDRECGDVSHEALLEAAYLKRFQRKWSEAQPLFQQYLAAVHQKPSSVLWEAAWASYQSRNYDAAAAQFKKLSERDDLREKALYWLGKALSATGDTKGAQEAYAILAAEFPLGYYALISNNHAGEELPLPPKSIMDALPMPSGFEREKALISLGLYDEAVKELSISRKNRSAAGVARLYLEMENFNGAYHAMSKEKPKRGDKDNATTWGVTYPLAFKEDVARHAAANAVPESLVYAVMRQESNYFPAALSPVGAVGLMQIMPATAEAMSKGDSKRLTTPELNIRLGTRHLKDLLQSYDRNLTLAIAAYNAGSGNVNRWQKGYGHLPQDEFVESIPFKETREYVKKVVTGMEIYQRLYRLPPFQQPELQKKVRPAGEQPGEQKVAQAVPIP